From a single Planctellipticum variicoloris genomic region:
- a CDS encoding class I SAM-dependent methyltransferase gives MDSAAKSSVDEIRDRFDRDVERFSNLETGQSSTVDAAFALDLVAETAAAATPGAKHVVDVGCGAGNYTLKLLQHRPGLDATLIDLSRPMLDRAVERVAAATAGHVTALQGDIRELPLEANSCDIILAAAVLHHLRTEAEWTQVFRKFSEALRPGGGLWIFDLIAHEHPAVQGIQYRRYGEYLTQLRDEAYRDHVFAYVAREDTPAPLTFQLQLLRDVGFAAVDVLHKNSCFAAFGGVKA, from the coding sequence ATGGATTCTGCAGCCAAGTCGAGCGTTGATGAAATCCGTGATCGCTTCGACCGCGACGTCGAGCGATTTTCGAATCTCGAAACCGGGCAGTCCTCGACCGTCGATGCCGCGTTTGCGCTGGACCTGGTCGCGGAAACTGCGGCCGCTGCAACGCCTGGCGCAAAGCATGTCGTCGACGTCGGCTGCGGCGCCGGCAACTACACGCTCAAGCTGCTCCAACATCGGCCGGGCCTCGACGCGACGCTGATCGACCTGAGCCGTCCGATGCTCGACCGGGCCGTTGAGCGAGTTGCGGCCGCCACCGCCGGCCATGTGACCGCGCTGCAGGGAGACATTCGGGAACTGCCGCTGGAAGCGAACTCCTGCGACATCATCCTGGCCGCGGCCGTGCTGCACCATCTGCGAACCGAGGCCGAGTGGACGCAGGTCTTTCGGAAGTTCTCGGAAGCGCTCCGTCCGGGGGGCGGGCTCTGGATCTTTGATCTGATCGCCCACGAGCACCCTGCGGTCCAGGGGATTCAATACCGGCGATACGGCGAGTACCTGACTCAGCTTCGGGACGAAGCCTACCGCGATCACGTCTTCGCGTACGTCGCCCGCGAGGACACGCCGGCGCCGCTGACGTTTCAGTTGCAGCTCCTGCGCGATGTGGGCTTTGCCGCGGTCGACGTGCTGCACAAGAATTCGTGCTTCGCGGCATTCGGCGGCGTGAAAGCCTGA
- a CDS encoding macro domain-containing protein: MQIILSAVDKPLAEAWRQHCGDLADVTIHHGSILELQVDAVVSPANSFGFMDGGIDLVYSHHFGWHVQQRLQGLIRSKHHGELLVGNAEVVDTDDERIPYLIAAPTMRVPMILKDSVHPYLAARAALLSIRHGRFAAGPLVGEAVSDAIQSVAFPGLGTGVGRVGPHTCARQMRAAIEHGVLDQHEFPITWADAQMRHQGLYTDRFRDLQRG, encoded by the coding sequence ATGCAGATCATCCTCTCCGCCGTCGACAAACCTCTGGCTGAGGCCTGGCGACAACACTGTGGCGATCTGGCCGATGTGACGATTCATCACGGCTCGATTCTGGAATTGCAGGTCGATGCGGTCGTCAGTCCCGCCAACAGTTTCGGTTTCATGGACGGAGGGATCGACCTCGTCTACAGCCATCACTTCGGATGGCACGTTCAACAACGGCTGCAAGGACTGATCCGGTCGAAGCACCATGGCGAACTGCTGGTGGGGAACGCCGAAGTCGTCGATACTGACGACGAACGGATCCCCTATCTCATCGCCGCCCCCACGATGCGGGTCCCGATGATTCTCAAGGATTCCGTGCACCCTTACCTGGCCGCACGGGCCGCCCTCCTGTCGATCCGCCATGGCAGATTCGCAGCCGGTCCCCTGGTCGGTGAAGCCGTCTCCGACGCGATTCAGTCTGTTGCCTTCCCTGGACTCGGCACGGGAGTTGGCCGGGTTGGCCCGCACACTTGCGCACGCCAGATGCGGGCTGCCATCGAGCACGGCGTGCTCGATCAACACGAATTCCCGATCACATGGGCCGACGCACAGATGCGTCACCAGGGTCTCTACACGGATCGGTTTCGGGATCTGCAGCGAGGGTAA
- a CDS encoding MotA/TolQ/ExbB proton channel family protein, with amino-acid sequence MSRETEVAARPNRGAGGGLLAWSLGLGLTVAFYAALPYVPYNQAELQRYFTAHWIEYATTGLFFIGMCTLAVKLRHSPTERAALNGDLLDGLTVDHSLNSGERARALETHLRLVARRCSESQLVRRLQNVCDYVRVRRNADGLEGHLNYLAEIASGRLHDSYALIRTITWAIPILGFLGTVIGITMAIANVTPDQLSSSLNEVTAGLAVAFDTTALSLGLSMVLVFATFLVERIEQQSLDAVEDLTLRHMLAYFPGDAEQPASPWLVAEQQAAEQLLARTDAAITHQTGLWQSALEELRGRWTDTLQREQGSLEQSLRQGVAQTLDSHSEQLDGLRQEIVAAYAATAERIQQHWSTLESAAAERRAVELKELLTELRQQQEQSGRQAAEQSQQLGSAVETLVSAIGAWQIRLEEATFATERQMGALDRQGEVLLQLRGSEDDLVRVERQLAENLQTVRTVDTLQETVLNLNAAVNLLAARGMSRAA; translated from the coding sequence ATGTCGCGAGAGACTGAAGTCGCTGCCCGGCCGAATCGCGGTGCGGGCGGCGGGCTGCTGGCATGGTCGCTCGGTCTGGGGCTGACGGTCGCCTTCTATGCGGCCTTGCCGTACGTTCCCTATAACCAGGCGGAACTCCAGAGATACTTCACGGCCCACTGGATCGAATACGCCACGACCGGGCTGTTCTTCATCGGAATGTGCACCCTGGCGGTGAAACTGCGTCATTCGCCGACCGAACGCGCCGCCCTGAACGGCGATCTGCTGGACGGGCTGACGGTCGACCACTCGCTCAATTCCGGCGAGCGCGCCCGGGCGCTGGAGACGCATCTCCGGCTGGTGGCCCGCCGCTGTTCGGAATCGCAACTTGTCCGCCGGTTGCAGAATGTCTGCGACTACGTTCGCGTCCGCCGAAATGCGGACGGTCTGGAAGGCCACCTGAATTACCTGGCGGAAATCGCCTCCGGGCGGCTGCACGACAGCTACGCGCTGATCCGGACGATTACCTGGGCCATTCCGATTCTCGGTTTTCTGGGAACCGTCATCGGAATCACGATGGCAATCGCCAACGTCACTCCCGACCAGCTCAGTTCGTCGCTGAACGAAGTGACCGCGGGTCTGGCGGTGGCCTTTGACACGACGGCCCTGTCACTCGGGCTGTCCATGGTGCTCGTATTCGCCACGTTCCTTGTCGAGCGGATCGAACAGCAGTCTCTAGACGCGGTCGAAGATCTCACGCTCCGCCACATGCTGGCATACTTCCCCGGCGATGCCGAGCAGCCGGCCAGTCCGTGGCTGGTCGCCGAGCAGCAGGCTGCCGAGCAGTTGCTGGCCCGAACAGACGCTGCGATCACGCATCAGACAGGTTTGTGGCAGTCGGCTCTCGAAGAGCTGCGAGGCCGCTGGACCGATACTTTGCAGCGGGAGCAGGGCTCGCTTGAGCAGAGCCTGCGGCAGGGGGTTGCGCAAACCCTCGACAGCCACAGCGAGCAGCTCGATGGGCTGCGGCAGGAGATCGTGGCAGCTTACGCCGCGACCGCCGAGCGGATTCAGCAGCACTGGTCGACGCTGGAATCCGCCGCTGCGGAGCGGCGCGCTGTCGAACTGAAGGAGTTGCTCACTGAGCTGCGTCAGCAGCAGGAACAGTCTGGGCGGCAGGCCGCCGAGCAGTCGCAACAGCTTGGCTCGGCGGTGGAGACGCTGGTTTCGGCGATCGGCGCCTGGCAGATTCGCCTGGAAGAGGCGACTTTCGCCACCGAACGACAGATGGGGGCTCTCGACCGGCAGGGCGAGGTGCTGCTGCAATTGCGAGGTTCGGAAGACGACCTCGTTCGCGTGGAACGGCAGCTTGCGGAAAACCTGCAGACCGTCCGGACGGTCGATACGCTCCAGGAGACCGTGCTCAATCTGAACGCCGCGGTGAATCTGCTGGCGGCCCGCGGGATGAGCCGGGCGGCCTGA
- the tkt gene encoding transketolase, translating into MSETVSPSTDVDALCVNTLRFLAVDMVQKAKSGHPGLPLGAAAMAYSLWDRSLRINPANPSWPDRDRFILSAGHGSALLYALLHVTGYDLPLDELQKFRQWGSRCPGHPEYGHTAGVEATTGPLGQGLANGVGMAIAEVALAARFNRPKHAVVDHFTYVLASDGDLMEGISSEAASLAGHLQLGKLIVLYDDNNITIEGKTDIAFTEDRAARFAAFGWHIQHVADGNDLDAVAAALQTARDEKHRPSLINVRTHIGFGSPHKQDTAAAHGEPLGVDEVRLTKERLGWPVEPLFHVPAEAAEHFRQFLVRGKTWQSDWETRFEAYRKAYPELAAEFDRVMKGERPADWAAALPVFTTDKGALSTRAASGRCLNALAGSLPELIGGSADLAPSTFTFMEGVGSFQPDTPAGRNIHFGIREHAMGAVLNGMVLHRGLVSFGATFLVFSDYMRPPMRLAALNSLPAIYVFTHDSIAMGEDGPTHQPVEQLIGLRSVPGMMVLRPADANETAVAWKMAIERKSGPVALVLTRQGLPVLDLASYPGLAAGTQCGGYVLQDSPSKERTDLLLIATGSEVHLAMSARERLASEGIQARVVSMPCRELFAAQPEAYRQQVVTPGVPRLVIEAGMPLGWHSCLGGQVAVIGIDRFGASAPGNLMLENYGFTVDNVCEQARALIGRSSGQ; encoded by the coding sequence ATGAGCGAAACCGTCTCCCCATCGACCGATGTCGATGCGTTGTGCGTCAATACTCTGCGCTTTCTGGCCGTCGATATGGTGCAGAAGGCGAAATCCGGTCACCCCGGCCTGCCGCTGGGAGCCGCGGCAATGGCCTACTCCCTCTGGGACCGTTCCCTGCGCATCAACCCCGCCAATCCGTCCTGGCCGGACCGGGACCGGTTCATTCTTTCGGCCGGCCACGGCTCGGCGTTGCTGTATGCGCTGCTGCACGTGACCGGCTACGACCTGCCGCTCGACGAACTGCAGAAGTTCCGGCAGTGGGGCAGCCGCTGCCCGGGGCACCCGGAATACGGTCACACGGCCGGCGTCGAGGCGACGACCGGTCCGCTGGGGCAGGGGCTGGCGAACGGCGTCGGCATGGCGATCGCGGAAGTCGCTCTGGCGGCTCGGTTCAACCGGCCGAAGCATGCCGTCGTCGATCACTTCACGTACGTTCTGGCCAGTGACGGCGACCTGATGGAGGGGATCTCCTCCGAGGCGGCCTCGCTGGCCGGCCATCTGCAGCTCGGAAAGCTGATCGTCCTCTACGACGACAATAACATTACGATCGAAGGCAAGACCGACATCGCGTTCACCGAAGATCGCGCGGCTCGGTTTGCCGCCTTCGGCTGGCACATTCAGCACGTGGCGGACGGCAACGACCTCGACGCCGTCGCGGCGGCTCTCCAGACGGCCCGCGACGAGAAGCATCGGCCGTCGCTGATCAACGTCCGGACGCACATCGGCTTCGGCAGCCCCCACAAACAGGACACCGCGGCGGCTCACGGGGAGCCGCTGGGGGTCGACGAAGTGCGTTTGACCAAAGAACGCCTGGGCTGGCCCGTCGAGCCGCTGTTTCACGTTCCCGCCGAAGCTGCGGAGCATTTCCGGCAGTTCCTCGTGCGCGGAAAAACGTGGCAATCGGACTGGGAGACGCGGTTTGAGGCGTATCGCAAGGCCTACCCGGAACTGGCGGCGGAATTTGATCGTGTTATGAAGGGCGAGCGACCGGCCGACTGGGCCGCGGCTCTGCCGGTCTTCACGACCGATAAGGGGGCCTTGTCGACGCGCGCGGCTTCGGGGCGCTGCCTCAACGCTCTCGCGGGAAGCCTCCCCGAGCTCATCGGCGGATCGGCCGATCTGGCGCCCAGCACCTTCACGTTCATGGAGGGCGTGGGCAGCTTCCAGCCGGACACCCCGGCCGGCCGGAATATTCACTTCGGGATCCGCGAACATGCGATGGGGGCCGTTCTGAACGGGATGGTGCTGCACCGCGGACTTGTTTCGTTCGGTGCGACGTTCCTGGTCTTCAGCGATTACATGCGCCCGCCGATGCGTCTGGCGGCACTGAACAGCCTCCCCGCAATTTACGTCTTCACGCACGACAGCATTGCGATGGGCGAAGACGGTCCGACTCATCAGCCGGTCGAACAACTGATCGGCCTGCGGTCCGTCCCCGGCATGATGGTCCTCCGACCGGCCGACGCGAACGAGACCGCCGTCGCCTGGAAAATGGCGATCGAGCGCAAGTCCGGCCCGGTGGCGCTGGTGCTGACGCGACAGGGACTTCCGGTCCTCGACCTGGCGAGCTACCCGGGGCTTGCCGCGGGAACGCAGTGCGGCGGCTATGTGCTGCAGGACTCCCCGTCGAAGGAGCGGACCGATCTGCTGCTGATCGCCACCGGTTCCGAAGTTCATCTGGCAATGTCGGCGCGCGAGCGGCTGGCGTCGGAGGGGATCCAGGCCCGCGTCGTCAGCATGCCTTGCCGCGAGCTGTTTGCAGCGCAGCCGGAAGCCTACCGGCAGCAGGTCGTCACTCCCGGCGTTCCCCGGCTTGTGATCGAGGCCGGGATGCCGCTGGGCTGGCACTCCTGCCTCGGGGGGCAGGTCGCCGTGATCGGCATCGACCGCTTCGGGGCTTCGGCGCCGGGCAATCTCATGCTGGAAAACTACGGTTTCACCGTCGACAACGTCTGCGAACAGGCTCGCGCGCTGATCGGCCGGTCGAGCGGGCAATAG
- a CDS encoding dienelactone hydrolase family protein, translating into MTRIGWILTALLCLPAAVEGAIKTEKITYKSGDTEHVGYLAYDDAVTGKRPGILVVHEWWGLNDYARKRAEQLAGLGYVAFAADMYGGGKTVEHPKDAGQMAGAVRANVAEWRAKATAALNVLKSQPQCDADKLAAIGYCFGGSTAIQLALAGTDLDVVASFHGGLPMATDADAKQVKARLLICNGADDTFIPAAAIQAFRGALDKAGVKYDFENYAGAKHSFTVEGIDQKGVDGLKYNKAADEASWKKLQETLQSAFK; encoded by the coding sequence ATGACTCGCATTGGCTGGATTCTGACCGCCCTGCTCTGCCTCCCCGCCGCAGTCGAGGGAGCGATCAAGACCGAGAAAATCACGTACAAGTCGGGCGACACGGAGCACGTCGGCTACCTGGCGTACGACGACGCAGTGACCGGCAAGCGGCCCGGCATTCTGGTTGTCCACGAATGGTGGGGGCTCAACGACTACGCCCGCAAGCGGGCCGAGCAGCTCGCGGGGCTGGGCTACGTCGCCTTCGCGGCCGACATGTACGGCGGCGGCAAGACGGTCGAGCATCCGAAAGACGCGGGCCAGATGGCGGGGGCGGTCCGGGCCAATGTCGCCGAGTGGCGGGCAAAGGCGACCGCCGCCCTGAACGTGCTGAAGTCGCAGCCACAGTGCGATGCGGACAAGCTGGCGGCGATCGGCTACTGCTTCGGCGGATCGACGGCGATTCAGCTCGCCCTCGCGGGAACGGATCTGGACGTCGTCGCCAGCTTTCACGGCGGCCTGCCGATGGCGACGGACGCCGACGCGAAGCAGGTGAAGGCGCGGCTGCTGATCTGCAACGGCGCGGACGACACGTTCATTCCCGCGGCGGCGATCCAGGCGTTTCGCGGCGCACTCGACAAGGCGGGCGTGAAGTACGACTTCGAGAACTACGCCGGGGCCAAGCACAGCTTCACGGTCGAAGGGATCGACCAGAAGGGTGTCGACGGCCTGAAGTACAACAAAGCCGCCGACGAAGCGTCGTGGAAGAAGCTGCAGGAAACTCTGCAATCCGCGTTCAAATAG
- a CDS encoding alpha/beta fold hydrolase — protein sequence MQKVVDPAGRSYDLKDRLIGTGYMPKEGYRSARLNLVEPGMYVAVLSSNQIANHGADDAIVTVSQGRALAQGAPNARFVEVSGATHNEIPMMRLRQELDAIMAALPPARSLQPPE from the coding sequence ATGCAGAAAGTCGTCGACCCGGCCGGACGCTCCTACGACCTCAAGGACCGGCTGATCGGCACCGGCTATATGCCGAAGGAGGGTTACCGGTCGGCCCGGCTCAATCTCGTCGAGCCGGGGATGTACGTCGCGGTCCTCTCGAGCAACCAGATCGCCAACCACGGCGCCGACGATGCGATCGTCACTGTGAGCCAGGGGCGGGCCTTGGCGCAGGGGGCGCCAAACGCACGATTCGTCGAGGTTTCCGGTGCGACTCACAATGAGATTCCGATGATGCGACTGCGTCAGGAGTTGGACGCCATCATGGCGGCCCTGCCTCCGGCACGCAGTCTGCAGCCTCCGGAATAG
- a CDS encoding MFS transporter, with product MRSSTAVEDAAVVPDAVFPDSEESPSLRRSLRCSVVDGTSYGLMVGIGETYLQAFVLAIGLGEVFAGMIASVPLLAGSLLQLVSPTAIRMLRSHKRWIVICATIQACSFVPLIVAAILGEISPLWVLTVASVYWGASLATGPAWNTWMGTLVPRPLRARFFAMRTRLAQATTLMGFLIGGFALQAGQGHESKVLIFAALFTAACVSRVVSVIALATQAEPVPIPAGMRFLTLRQQWHRFTTASIGRLLVFIVAMQCGVYVAGPYFAPYMLREMEMSYTGFAILLGVSFVSKFFCLPFWGRVAHRAGAQRLLWIGSVGIIPLAAGWVVSDNFVWLICLQLVAGAAWGAYELAMMLMFFETIPEEERTSILTLYNVANATAIVLGSLIGAAVLKVVGVGVAGYMGVYIASTVLRAASLLLLRRVPSMTVTNAIMPLRTLAVRPMGTVDAPLLPAFPDQVDGRETAAVEPVLR from the coding sequence GTGAGGTCCAGTACGGCCGTGGAAGACGCGGCAGTCGTCCCGGATGCGGTGTTTCCCGACAGCGAAGAATCACCCAGCCTGAGACGGAGTCTGCGGTGCAGCGTCGTTGATGGAACGTCGTACGGCCTGATGGTCGGTATCGGAGAGACCTATCTCCAGGCGTTCGTTCTGGCCATCGGACTTGGCGAGGTCTTTGCTGGCATGATCGCCAGCGTGCCGTTGCTGGCGGGGAGCCTGCTGCAACTGGTCTCTCCGACCGCCATTCGGATGCTGCGGTCTCACAAACGCTGGATCGTAATTTGCGCCACGATTCAAGCCTGCAGCTTCGTGCCGCTGATTGTCGCCGCCATCCTTGGCGAAATCTCCCCGCTGTGGGTGCTGACCGTCGCTTCGGTCTACTGGGGCGCGAGCCTCGCCACCGGTCCGGCCTGGAACACCTGGATGGGGACATTGGTGCCCCGGCCGTTGCGCGCCCGCTTTTTCGCCATGCGGACGCGACTTGCGCAGGCGACGACTCTGATGGGGTTTCTGATCGGCGGGTTCGCGCTGCAGGCCGGCCAGGGTCACGAGTCCAAAGTGCTCATCTTTGCCGCGCTCTTCACCGCGGCCTGCGTCAGCCGGGTGGTTTCCGTCATCGCGCTGGCGACCCAGGCGGAACCGGTGCCGATTCCGGCCGGGATGCGTTTTCTGACGCTCAGGCAGCAGTGGCATCGTTTTACAACCGCCTCGATCGGGCGCCTGCTGGTATTCATCGTCGCCATGCAGTGCGGCGTCTACGTCGCCGGGCCGTACTTTGCGCCCTATATGCTTCGCGAAATGGAGATGTCGTACACGGGCTTCGCGATCCTGCTGGGAGTTTCCTTCGTTTCCAAGTTCTTCTGTCTGCCGTTCTGGGGCCGGGTGGCGCATCGCGCGGGAGCCCAGCGGCTGCTCTGGATCGGTTCTGTCGGCATCATTCCACTCGCGGCGGGCTGGGTCGTCAGCGACAACTTCGTCTGGCTGATTTGTCTGCAACTCGTTGCGGGAGCCGCCTGGGGGGCCTACGAGCTGGCGATGATGCTGATGTTTTTTGAGACGATTCCCGAGGAGGAACGCACGAGCATTCTGACGCTCTACAACGTGGCCAATGCAACCGCGATCGTCCTCGGCTCGCTGATCGGCGCCGCCGTGCTGAAGGTGGTCGGCGTCGGTGTCGCCGGTTACATGGGGGTGTATATCGCCTCCACGGTGTTACGAGCCGCAAGTCTGCTGCTGCTCCGTCGCGTGCCGTCGATGACCGTGACAAATGCCATCATGCCGCTGCGGACGCTGGCGGTCCGTCCGATGGGAACCGTCGATGCTCCGCTGCTCCCTGCGTTTCCGGATCAGGTGGACGGTCGCGAGACTGCTGCGGTCGAGCCGGTCTTGCGTTGA
- a CDS encoding acyltransferase family protein, with translation MPRSREAGAIPNDGGSTARHAGLDWIRGLGAVAVVVLHAGIPYLTAPMPGLAWPIRHPAPDAAINAVFWAIEACVMPLFLMLSGYVSWRSLSHRGERKFLRQRVDRILYPLLAAACILLPVELYLWMLGWVGEGQLSWKDLRDIRLGSLKQNLWGLSHLWYLQYIFLYSLLLAAGVWGLRRRPAQAASGRRSAQWPTPNLRRLAIPSIVAGIAAVLCWDPGVVLGFQHSFVPVPAKFAYSGLFFAWGVLEAVRPDEQPRGRRRNPLVWLGAAALLFPTYLLLADGQMGGQPPWVATPLLTAMCVTLTFGLWSICERLKGAPPAWARYLAGASFWVYLVHHPLVPLCQLGFRETGWPAQIQFALAIVVTLYLALASYEVAVRRTVIGSFLGGRETRETAVIAQFKPQPLGHAA, from the coding sequence ATGCCGCGCAGCAGGGAGGCTGGGGCGATTCCGAACGACGGCGGCAGCACCGCGCGCCATGCCGGTCTGGACTGGATCCGGGGGCTGGGAGCCGTGGCCGTCGTCGTGCTGCACGCCGGCATTCCCTATCTGACCGCTCCGATGCCCGGTCTGGCCTGGCCGATCCGCCATCCGGCGCCCGACGCGGCCATCAACGCCGTTTTCTGGGCCATCGAAGCCTGTGTGATGCCGCTGTTTCTGATGCTCAGCGGCTACGTCTCCTGGCGCAGTCTCTCGCATCGAGGCGAACGCAAGTTCCTGCGACAGCGCGTGGACCGCATCCTCTATCCGCTGCTGGCGGCGGCCTGCATCCTGCTGCCCGTGGAGCTGTATCTCTGGATGCTCGGCTGGGTCGGAGAAGGGCAACTTTCCTGGAAGGACCTGCGCGACATCCGACTGGGGTCGCTGAAACAGAATCTCTGGGGCCTGAGCCACCTCTGGTACCTGCAGTACATTTTCCTGTATTCGCTGCTGCTCGCCGCCGGCGTCTGGGGATTGCGACGCCGGCCCGCACAGGCAGCTTCCGGTCGCAGATCTGCACAATGGCCCACCCCCAACCTGCGTCGGCTGGCAATTCCGTCGATTGTCGCGGGAATTGCCGCAGTTCTCTGCTGGGACCCGGGCGTCGTCCTTGGCTTTCAGCACTCGTTTGTTCCCGTCCCGGCGAAGTTTGCCTATAGCGGTCTGTTCTTCGCCTGGGGCGTCCTGGAAGCGGTACGACCGGACGAACAGCCCCGCGGACGGCGTCGAAACCCTCTGGTGTGGCTGGGAGCGGCCGCCCTGCTCTTTCCGACCTATCTGCTGCTCGCTGACGGTCAAATGGGGGGCCAGCCCCCCTGGGTGGCCACTCCGCTGCTGACCGCGATGTGTGTGACGCTTACCTTTGGACTGTGGTCGATCTGCGAGCGGCTGAAGGGAGCTCCCCCGGCCTGGGCTCGCTATCTGGCCGGGGCGTCGTTCTGGGTGTATCTGGTCCACCATCCCCTGGTGCCCCTCTGCCAGCTCGGCTTTCGGGAAACAGGCTGGCCAGCACAGATTCAGTTTGCCCTGGCAATCGTGGTGACGCTCTATCTGGCGCTGGCAAGCTACGAAGTCGCCGTTCGGAGAACGGTGATCGGGAGCTTCCTGGGCGGACGCGAGACTCGCGAAACCGCCGTCATTGCTCAATTCAAACCGCAACCGCTCGGCCACGCCGCGTAG
- a CDS encoding pyridoxal phosphate-dependent decarboxylase family protein, producing the protein MSATYLQLVHSLRQAFPQPVSDRVHDAYFVFSFLRAIDQLDAMKSVSPLLGEPAGLDYEAARKSTVRDAPDSLENVTQLLVEHLSGMFIWGHPRAQINVVPFPTIPSVIGGLLPSIYNPNLVSEESSKQVAVAEVEVSAMTAALIGYDPATAAGLFTFGGTGTLLYGAKLGLEKACPGVRQHGLHERAVILCSDRAHYACVAVANWLGIGQDNVLKVPSTPDNEIRTDLLEQMAREVLSGGGKIACFVATMGTTDHFGIDHLREIVAIRDRLQKEFKLPYRPQIHADAVIGWAWSVFNDYDFDRNPLAFRHRTVRALAGVHRKMQDLRLADSLGIDFHKTGFAPYISSLFLARDACDLELICRKQSETPYLFHEGSYHPGRYTLETSRSGSGPLAALANLRLFGKDGLRSLLGHLVTMAETLRDHLEGHTSTTVVNRGNFGPVTLFRVYPDGVDTFTVKQREQTDPTYRDQLRAHNDYNRQIFQIVQREALAGRGVVISLTDCYRESDYGEPMVALKSYILSPFAEEQYVDAVLESLWRAREEIARG; encoded by the coding sequence ATGTCCGCCACGTATCTGCAACTGGTGCATTCTCTGCGTCAAGCCTTTCCGCAGCCGGTTTCCGATCGCGTTCACGACGCGTACTTCGTCTTCTCTTTCCTGCGGGCGATCGATCAACTCGACGCCATGAAGTCGGTGTCGCCATTGCTTGGCGAACCCGCCGGGCTCGACTACGAGGCGGCCCGGAAGTCGACGGTTCGCGATGCCCCGGATTCGCTGGAGAATGTGACGCAACTCCTCGTCGAACATCTGTCCGGGATGTTCATCTGGGGGCATCCGCGGGCGCAGATCAATGTCGTGCCGTTCCCCACGATTCCGAGCGTCATCGGCGGTCTGCTGCCGTCGATCTACAATCCCAATCTCGTCAGCGAAGAATCGTCGAAGCAGGTGGCGGTGGCCGAGGTCGAAGTCTCGGCGATGACCGCGGCACTCATTGGATATGACCCCGCAACCGCGGCCGGGCTGTTTACGTTTGGCGGCACCGGGACGCTGCTCTACGGGGCGAAACTGGGCCTGGAAAAGGCCTGCCCGGGAGTCCGGCAGCACGGATTGCACGAGCGGGCCGTCATTCTCTGTTCGGACCGGGCCCACTACGCCTGCGTCGCCGTCGCCAACTGGCTGGGAATCGGCCAGGACAACGTGCTCAAAGTCCCGTCGACCCCGGACAACGAAATCCGCACGGACCTGCTGGAGCAGATGGCTCGGGAAGTTTTGAGCGGGGGCGGGAAGATTGCCTGCTTCGTCGCCACGATGGGGACCACCGACCATTTCGGCATCGATCATCTGCGGGAGATCGTCGCCATCCGCGATCGCCTGCAGAAAGAGTTCAAGTTGCCGTATCGCCCGCAGATCCACGCCGACGCGGTGATCGGCTGGGCCTGGAGCGTCTTCAACGACTACGACTTCGATCGGAATCCGCTAGCGTTCCGGCACCGCACAGTGCGGGCGCTGGCGGGCGTGCACCGGAAAATGCAGGATCTGCGCCTCGCGGACTCGCTGGGAATCGACTTTCACAAGACCGGTTTCGCCCCCTACATTTCCAGCCTGTTCCTGGCCCGCGACGCCTGCGACCTGGAGCTGATCTGCCGCAAACAGTCCGAGACCCCTTACCTGTTTCATGAGGGAAGCTACCACCCGGGGCGGTACACGCTGGAGACCAGCCGGAGCGGTTCCGGCCCGCTGGCGGCCCTGGCCAATCTGCGGCTGTTCGGCAAAGACGGCCTGCGGTCGCTGCTGGGACACCTGGTGACCATGGCGGAAACGCTGCGGGACCATCTCGAAGGACACACCAGCACGACCGTCGTCAACCGGGGGAACTTCGGCCCGGTGACGCTGTTCCGGGTCTATCCCGACGGCGTCGACACGTTCACGGTCAAACAGCGCGAACAGACCGACCCCACTTATCGCGATCAGCTCCGCGCCCACAACGACTACAACCGCCAGATCTTCCAGATTGTGCAACGGGAAGCCCTGGCGGGCCGGGGGGTGGTGATCTCGCTGACCGACTGCTACCGCGAGAGCGACTACGGGGAGCCGATGGTGGCGTTGAAGTCGTATATTCTGAGTCCGTTCGCGGAGGAGCAGTATGTCGACGCGGTGCTGGAATCGTTGTGGAGGGCGCGGGAGGAGATCGCGCGCGGGTGA
- a CDS encoding bifunctional nuclease family protein has translation MLVQMDLVRIIISEINDQQVIFLREVEGERSFPILIGLFEATSIDRRVKGETPPRPLTHDLLKNAIEQLGGEVQDVVINSLQEHTYFAAIRVRQEGELTEIDSRPSDAIALAVHYDPHLPIYVDESVLEQVA, from the coding sequence GTGCTCGTCCAAATGGATCTGGTGCGGATCATCATCAGCGAGATCAACGATCAGCAGGTGATCTTCCTGCGAGAGGTCGAAGGCGAGCGATCGTTTCCGATTCTGATCGGGCTGTTCGAAGCCACCAGCATCGACCGCCGAGTCAAGGGTGAGACGCCTCCCAGGCCGTTGACGCACGACCTGTTGAAGAACGCGATCGAGCAGCTCGGCGGTGAAGTGCAGGATGTTGTGATCAACAGCCTGCAGGAACACACCTACTTCGCCGCGATCCGCGTCCGGCAGGAGGGGGAGTTGACAGAGATCGACAGCCGACCCAGCGACGCCATCGCGCTGGCGGTCCACTACGATCCCCACCTGCCGATCTACGTCGACGAGTCGGTGCTGGAGCAGGTGGCGTAG